The genomic DNA TTTGAAAGATACACACGTAATCGGGTACCGATGCTCGATTTCAAACCGCACGTTGGCAGTGTCCAATGGACTCCACAAGGTCAATGTGCCTCCTCGTCTGCCAACAGCCAAGATGCTTTTCTCACCATCTTCGGAGGAAAAGGACAGAGATGTCACATGATTCGAGGGGTGTTGTTCTCGGAGTGGTGCACGCAGCTTTGCCAGAGCTTCGTTCCAAAGAAAGACATGATGACCAAGGCCGACTGCTAGGTATCCTGTGGTGGCTGAATATGCCAAGAGTGAGCAATAAAAATCATCGCGAAGATCAGGAGCATCTAATATCCGGAAAGGCTGAGTCGGTACGGCTTTCTCACTGTGATCTCTTGTTGCTGCCTTTGATCCTATGCGTTTCAATAATGGTCAGTTATTTGAGTTTGCGCTGCAACATAGATAATAAAGCAAGACATCATGTTTCTTTCTCCGCCACCAACACCTTCTTACCCAGGTCTCAATGCAAATGTATAGCAGGACATAATCACAGGCTCCCCTCCCAGGTAAGCCGTTTTGCTAAGTTGCAGATTGTGGTGCTCTTCACGTAGATACCATTGTTTACGATGCTGGGCAGAAGTGGAATATTCAAACTTACCCTGATCTCCATCTGTTCTTATCCAAGCACCGTCTTTCCAAACAGAAGGTGAAAATTGGTCGTGGCCAGGGGAGGATGGGCTTGATGTGGACTCGGATGGCGGGCTCAAGTTGCATGTGTTCAGCAGTCGAGATGCAGGGTCAATTTCAAGCGCAACGGCTAGACGTGACTCGTGTCTCTCAGGCACTTCGGGTGATGTAGGTCTCGAGAAGAATTCGGCAATATGCATAGGAGCTGTCGTCCCACTGCTAAGGAGGCCACCATTGCCATCAGGTACTGCCACAGTTGGTTGGTTACCCTGCGCTGCTGATCTGCCCCCAACGTTCCAGACAGCCCCGAAGCTGACTTGTCTACCAGCACCCCTTGTCCCTTGTATATTGATCGACCCTGCGATGGCCGAGTCATTAACCAGATGAGGACTGTAGTGAGGGCTGCGTATGTGCTGAGCGCCTCGTCTCGGGCTTATGGATCTCACTGTGCGAGTAGGTCGGAATGGATCTACCCTTTTTGAGCGTCGTCGTAAAAGCTTTTCGTCTGGTGATAGCTCGCGAGGATTCTTAGACACCCGAAACGAAGTCGAAGGAGGGTTTGTGAATTCTCGTTGGGGAATGAACCGGTCTAGGGACGTTGGGCTTCTCGACTGCTTTGCAGGGTGTGCATTTGGATAGCGTCTTATTTTGCGGCGACCTCTACCTTTGGGAATACCTGCGTCGCGCAGCACGTGCTCTATCGACGGTAGATTGCTAGGGATGCGACCCGTTTGGCGTCTGTTGTTTTTGCTCAGCGGCGTCTCAAAGACGTCCCCAGTATCCACATGTGCCTTCCAGAATGGTCGACACGAGTACACGCTGCCAACTGGACGAGAGAGCCCTGCTTCGGGTATCGGGGTCGCAGGCCCGGATTCATCGTCGCTTGAGCTGTCAAATGTAAGCTCGGGAGGAGTTGAGGGACTGATTGGCGTATCGAAAGCAAGATCTTCCCAGGAATAATCTCTCGAGTGTCTTGCTCCCGCAAAGGAAGGCATTGGAGTTTGCTGTAGATAGACGGGATAGTACTATGTAGTAACAGCCGGCAAAAGCCCTGAGCAATGGAAAAAAGAGCGTTAACTGGGCTAATCGGCAGCACTCCGGGCCATGAAAAGAATGCTATAAAGTTGCGAGCGTAGAGAGAATAGAAGACCCCCCTGCAGACTCTCAGAAAGACCGTGggatggaaaagaaaaggaagataGCCTAAATAGGAAAGCGTTGTAGACAGAAGACACGTGACCGCGGGGGAAGGCAGTCACGTCCCTCGTCTCGGCAACTCTTCCATGTCATAGAAGGACCAGAGAAAAACCCGTGTTGTTTCCCCGGAGAATATACAGAATATCAAATCACGATGACTAGTGTAAGGACTCACATATCCTTGTTGTGTTTCCGGACTTAACGATTGTTGCGGCAGCATGGTATTCCCCGCCAACGCTCCGTAGAAGAGCGATCCCAAGAAGCCCGTCAGCAAGAGATTTGCAAGATCGAAAAATATCAGGAGCTGGACCGGTTAGTCCATGAAAAGGTAACTGAGTTTGTTTTTACGTGGTCTTACAGAGGTACTAATTTCGTGACCAGATTGATCAGCACCAGTATACACCAGAAACCCTTCAAAACATCTCCGAATTGCTGAGCAGCAACCCTGAGTATTATAGCGTATGGAACTATCGACGCCAAGTTCTGCGACATGAATTCTCGCAAGCAGCATCACCTGGCTCAGAAAACGCTGGCGTTGATCGAATAGCGGATCTCATTAAGAGCGATTTGCTGTTTCTGATCCCCCTTCTTCGCAGTTTTCCCAAGTGTTATTGGATCTGGAACTATCGTTTATGGCTACTGGATGAAGCCAAGCgtcttctccctctcccgCTCGCACGGAGGTTATGGCAAGAAGAGTTGGCGCTTGTTGGTAAGATGCTGAACCTAGACAGCAGAAATTTTCACGGTTGGGGGTATAGGCGCTTCGTGGTCGAAACATTGGAGACGCTGCCCTCAGATGGAACGACAAAGAAGACCATGGTGTCAGAGGAATTTGAATACGCAAAGAAGATGATAAGTACTAATCTCTCTAACTTTTCGGCATGGCACTATCGGACGAAGCTGATCCAACGGCTTCTGAATGAGAACTCTGCCAATGAAGAGGAGCGGAAAAAGATGCTCAACGATGGTTTGTTAATCGTTTCTCGAAAGAAGTTTTTCTATATGCTAATATCATGGCGACAGAGTTGGACCTAATTCATCGCGCTTTATGCGACCCATACGACCAGTCTCTTTGGTTCTATCACCAGAACCTAATGTGTACTTTTGATCCGTCGCTAGCGGGATCGACCATGGCGCCCAACTTAAGCAACTCGGAGCGACTAGAATATGTGCAGCGGGAGATCGACGAAATCCAAGAGCTGTCAGACGGAGCGGAGGACTGCAAATACATTTACCAGGCGTTGATTGATTGTACCCTACTGGTATGCAAGATCCAAGGGACTTTGCCTAGTGGAGAGCAAAAGAAGGATATTCTGAGCTGGCTCTCGGAACTGAAAAAGTTGGATCCACTACGGCAAGGACGATGGCTGGATTTCGAAAAGTCACTGGAGGAAGAGACCAGCAAAGGCACTTAATGCAGCCCCCCCCCTCTCAATCATTTAATTAGGAATGGAATGCAGGACGGTCGCACATTGACGCCGTATCCTGTACATGTGCTGCAGGCTCCATGCATATGGGAAATTCTTTCAAGGATCCGTTAAGTGGCGGGATACAATGGTTATGGTGATTCCTGGACATGGAGACTCTCGCATGAGCCAATTGGTTCTTTTTGTACTGTATCCTCTCTCTAAATCTCTTAATTCCCTTTGTCCCTAGTATCCCCTCTGCACACCGATAAGTGTAGACCGTAAAGTAAGCTTGTCCCTGAACCGCTGTTGAAGTGGGCGGTGGGCCCATCCCGTCCAATCAACATGCATAATTCCCGTTTCTGCCGTCCTCCATGGTCCGCCATGAAACAAAACGACAACCGCCGACCATAAAAACAATCACAACAATAAACCGATCCCTTCAATCGATTCGAGTCATCCGAATTGTTTTGTGTGTGTCGCCGAAGTATTGGATTGTTTGATATTTCCATCCCTTGTTGCGACCGGTGCCATTTTCTCAGttattttcttcttccctccccCTGCGGAGTTGCTGCTTCCGCCGGGTTTGTTCCTTCGTTCTCCGGGGTTTCCCCTGGTCCCCCTTCCTATGGATGACTGTTGCGATACGTAGGCATTATTCGGTCTCTGGAATTGAACTCATCACACTTTCTTCTGTCGTCGTTTGATTGAGATCTCCGCTGCTCCAGCTGGTCGGGTTCAGCATGTCTTCATCCAGACGCAACAGCAGGGAATATGAAGGGGTAAGCGCTAAGCGAGAAATACTGGGAAATGGAAAAGCTTATAActttctcatccttcaggAATCCTACGATGACGCTCCGGATTCACATCACCCTCAAAATGAACTCACGGTTACCATTCCTCAATCTAATTCGACACGTTCCTTGACAGATAGCCCTCCGAGTGGAACGGGAGCAACACCGCAATTCAGCGAAGCCCCTTCTTTCCCGCCGGCTCCCCATCAGAACGAGGTCGACGATAAAACAAGCGATGAAAACATGGATGAGACGGGTTTAGGAAATGCGGTATCAGATTCGGAGGAAACCCCTCGGAAGAAAAAGTCCCAGAAATCCCCCTTGTTGACCGCACATCGCCTATCTACTACCTCCCTCGACGATGTGAACTTGACCGGTAACAAAGAGGACGAGGCCATGGTTGACGGAATGAGCCAGGAATCCAAGGCGAACTCTCCGCCTGAGAAGTCGACAGACTCCCCAGTCCAGGGCTCGCGTCTTCAGGGCTTGTCTGGAACTCTCCCGTCGGTCCCTTGGGGACCTCCTCCAGTCAATAAGAACCCTCCtcccgctgctgctgctgtgccgccgccgcctccgACTAGAAAGTTAACCAGTCCATTCGCATGGCTTTCGCGGAGCTCCACGTCAAAAGAAACCAAGTCTCCCCCGCAGTCCACGGATGGCAGCCGCAGGAACACCGCTGCCTCGGTGTCTACTGTCAACAGTAACCCGGAACTGGCCGGCCGATTCGGAGAATGGGATGATACGCGTGCTTCAAAACCTAGAAGCAACAGCCTGAAAGACCAATTCAGATTGCTAAGATTGCGAGAGGAAGCCGCTGCCGTTTCGGAGAATGGGGAGATGAACGGCACCTCGGGGCAATCTGATGGTCCTCCCAGCATCCCAGAACAGAGCGAAAACGACGCCATCACTTCACCACAGTCAGCGGCGCCTGCTACAACCCCGCCAAATGTGCCGCCCACAGTAAACCCCAACCTCGCTCCAGGAACAGTCTCGGGATACTCTGCCTCCGCTAGTGATGCGTCTGCCCCAGTCGACTGGGAGTTATGGCAACAGCTGGTGAACCATGGGCCACAGGCATTAAGTAGCTCTGAGGCGCTGAATGCTGCTATTAAGCGTGGTATCCCACAGACCATCCGAGGGGTGATCTGGCAAGTTCTGGCTGACAGCAAGAATCCTGAACTTGAGGAAGTATACAAAGATCTTGTCGCCCGGGGAactgaaaaagaaaaggagcgCCATCGTAACTCCAACGGTCAGGTCAACGGCGAGAAGGAATCTCTATCCTCGTCGCGTTCTTCTGTCCGATCAGACAACTCCGCGTCAGGCGCTCATTCCAATAACGGATCGTCGTCCAGTCCCACCCATGACCCCGATGCTGAGAAGCAGGTCAAGGACCAAGCAGTCATTGACGctgccaagaagaagaaagcaaaggatgatgctcttgctctccagaagttggagaagactATTCGAAGAGACCTTGGTGCGCGTACCAGCTATTCCCGGTACTTCGTCTCCCAAGGAAACCAGGAGGGGTTGTTTGGTCTTTGCAAGGCGTATGCCCTATATGATGACCAAGTTGGATACGCTCAAGGGATGAATTTTATTGCCATGCCATTGTTATTCAATGTAAGTTCTCGCAAGCGTTGTGCCACCAAGTCATCTTTGACTTTCAAAGGAAGCTAAGCAAGTACCACAGATGGACGAGGTTGATGCATTTTCGCTACTCGTCAAACTTATGAACAAGTACGGTTTGCGAGAGATGTTCATTCATGACATGCCAGGTCTCCATCGCAGCCTTTTCCTGTACGAGCGTCTGCTAGAGGATGTGGAGCCGGCTGTTTACTGTCACCTACGCAGGCGTGGTGTCCCTCCGCAGCTCTACGCGACGCAATGGTTTTTGACGCTTTTTGCCTATCGTTTCCCATTGCAACTAGTTTTGCGAATCTATGACCTTATTTTTGAAGAAGGGCTTGAAACCACGATCCTGAAGTTTGGTGTCGCCATCATGCGTCGAAATGCCCCCAGTCTTCTTGAACAGAAGGACATGAGCTCCTTGTCGCTCTTCTTGAAAGAACGATTGTTTGATGTGTACATTGACAAGCAGCCTTCAGCAACCTCGATATTGGAATCTGGTTTTTTTGGAAGCTCCGGTGCCGCCGACAAAGAGGTTTATCGCGCAGATATCCTCGTCCAGGATGCCTGCGATGTACCACTCACGTCCGAAATGATCAAAGAATACACGGCCGAATGGGAAGAAAAGGTTCAAACTGAAAAGGAGCGTGAAGCGGAGCTCGAAGGACTAAAGCACACCGTCTCCATCCAGAGCGCTCGAATCCGAGTGCTCGAAGAACAAGCTGAGACGTCTGACAAGGAGCATGTGCAACTGGCGTCGGAGCTTGTTCATGTCAAGGTAGAGAACGAGGAGCTGAGCGACTTGACTGATGCCTTGAAGATGCAAGTTGGCGAGCTCAAGGTTGTGCTTGACAAGCAGCCGTctgaggttgaggagaagCTTCAGACTGAGATGGACCGCATTATGAAACGTAACCTCGAGGTCCAGAACGAGAACCGATCTATGGTTGAACAGATGGcagagatggagaaggaacTCGTGGAGGCGAAGATGAAATATGCCGAGGTAAGTCAAAGCGTCTCAAGCGACGCACGATACGATCTAATGCGTTGCTCTCTAGATCCATGAGAACCATGAAAGCCTGAAGCAGAAGTGGAGTGACCTCCGCAAAGCCCTCGATTAACGGGTTACCCAGGCTGCTCGTCTCTTCTCCCTATTGTCGCCCTTCTGTTACGACTTCCGTTCCTTCCCATGTACATCTAAAACCTGACGACCTGCTATTAACATATTTCTTGGAGCTCATTAGTACTACCGGTACCACTCGGTATTTAGCTTCCTCTTGGTCCTGAATTCTTTTATTTCGATTATGATAGCTCATGCATGTGCTGGTATCATGTATTGTATCACCTTTTgcctctcttttttttttggacgACACACGGGGAGTTTATTGTCATGTCTGTCatgttatttttttttttttcgttttGCGAGCACTGTTGTCAATGTTTCGTTACGGGATGTTATTTAGTTACCTGGACGAGTGAAACGAGCATACCTGCGGTATGCAAATGTACATCATGAGATGAAATAGAATTGTTATGTCACATATCTCCAAACATGCCCGATATTCACAGTACGCTCTCATAATAAGTCATAAGGAAATCCTCCCTCACAGGCCCAGCAACAGCCTTGAGTGCCTTGTGTGCCTCACACTCCGAATCGTAGTACTTCATATCATCCAACGAGGCGAATGTCGCCTTAACCGAAAGGTTGAATCCCTTATTCCGAGGATCGGGAAACGACTTGCCAACGGCGCTGCTGAGGATATATGGCTTGCCGTCCTGCATTATGTCAGAACCATCGATTTCAAGTAAGATGAAGAGTAAGACGGAGGGGAGGGGTACCTTGACAGCAGTCTTTGCGAGGGTTTTGTATTGTTCGAGGACGCGGTTTAGGTCATCTTCGTCGGGAATTTTGAAGAGGGTGATTCGTTCGATAGGGGCCATTTTGAATTTGGTTATAAGTATTTTCCTGGAATTGAAAAGGGGGTTTATTGTGCTCTGTAAACTGTAAACTGCGGGGGAGCTCTTATATGTACCACCCCGTGGAGTACTCTATAAATTTAATTCCGACGGAGGCCGGATGTTCGTCCGGCGGTTTGTCTCGGAAGTCACGACGCAACAATTCGATTATGAATGTAAGGGTAGAGAACTAGAGGATTGATAGTGGGAATTGTCATTTATTTGTCTATTTATACGGGTATCGCGCTTTGTTCTTCCCTCGTATTCCAGCAGGCGTCATCTCGAGGCTGTATTGGAGTGCGGAACAAGTGCTCACGGATGCGCAAAATTCCGCGCGGGTAGTTCTTTTGTCGCGGAATGTTGAGAGGCACTTGATCAGCACGTCGTGTCAATGGCAGAATATGAGATGCCCTAGATGAAGCATCCGTgcaatacggagtacaaaaTCACCCGCTCCTGGTCGACTGCGTAGGTGCTGGCATTGACATCTCACATTCTGCCGCGTTATCGCCATTGGTCGCCGCAGAGTGCCATTCGTGATCGTTGAAGGATCCTAAGCTGGAACTGATTGATGCTAGGAATGAGCATCAGGTGGGAGCACATGCTGAGGAAATTTAGGTTGAGTTGAGCTGTTGTCTGCGTAGCTGCAAAGGTCGTCGTTCTGATTTCATAGCCTTGCTGCTCATATATTTCGTCACCGGTGACCGTCCGTTTATTTCCAAGCGTACCCCAGGGGTACATGTGTGATGGTAGTCAGTGTTCCTCGGAGTTAGGCCCGCGAAGTAATTGCTCCTAGAACCGAACCTTCACACCCAGGCCCAAGTAGAGCGAACAAGCAACTCAGCTATCATTCACCGGCTCCGGACGACTCTTGAATATCATCTTAAACTTCACAACCTCCAGAATCTCCAACTCATCCGTTTCACCTCGCCGCTGCACAACTGCAATCGGCTGCGGTAGTTTCTTGACTTCCCCCGTCATCCTCTGATACCGTCCAACGTACAAATAAACCCGTTTCATCCAACTGGTGTCGTCATTGCTTGTAGTTTGCGGTGAGTAATCGGGAAACATCAGCTTGCCGAGGGGCGTTTCGTAGGTGGTGTCTGTAGCGGTAGGAGCAGCTCCATTTTCGGCTTGGTCTTGGTCCTGGGATTGTTGCTTGTCTGGTTGCTGTTCTTCTGTCGATGGGAAGTTGATTGTGCCTTGGAGTTCGA from Aspergillus chevalieri M1 DNA, chromosome 1, nearly complete sequence includes the following:
- a CDS encoding Rab geranylgeranyltransferase BET4 (COG:O;~EggNog:ENOG410PWVK;~InterPro:IPR032955,IPR002088;~PFAM:PF01239;~go_component: GO:0005968 - Rab-protein geranylgeranyltransferase complex [Evidence IEA];~go_function: GO:0008318 - protein prenyltransferase activity [Evidence IEA];~go_process: GO:0018342 - protein prenylation [Evidence IEA];~go_process: GO:0018344 - protein geranylgeranylation [Evidence IEA]); the encoded protein is MTSHGIPRQRSVEERSQEARQQEICKIEKYQELDRLVHEKIDQHQYTPETLQNISELLSSNPEYYSVWNYRRQVLRHEFSQAASPGSENAGVDRIADLIKSDLLFLIPLLRSFPKCYWIWNYRLWLLDEAKRLLPLPLARRLWQEELALVGKMLNLDSRNFHGWGYRRFVVETLETLPSDGTTKKTMVSEEFEYAKKMISTNLSNFSAWHYRTKLIQRLLNENSANEEERKKMLNDELDLIHRALCDPYDQSLWFYHQNLMCTFDPSLAGSTMAPNLSNSERLEYVQREIDEIQELSDGAEDCKYIYQALIDCTLLVCKIQGTLPSGEQKKDILSWLSELKKLDPLRQGRWLDFEKSLEEETSKGT
- a CDS encoding Dabb family protein (COG:S;~EggNog:ENOG410PT0Y;~InterPro:IPR011008,IPR013097;~PFAM:PF07876), whose translation is MAPIERITLFKIPDEDDLNRVLEQYKTLAKTAVKDGKPYILSSAVGKSFPDPRNKGFNLSVKATFASLDDMKYYDSECEAHKALKAVAGPVREDFLMTYYESVL
- a CDS encoding WD40 repeat domain-containing protein (COG:D,O;~EggNog:ENOG410QD8R;~InterPro:IPR036322,IPR015943,IPR033010,IPR001680, IPR017986;~PFAM:PF00400;~go_function: GO:0005515 - protein binding [Evidence IEA];~go_function: GO:0010997 - anaphase-promoting complex binding [Evidence IEA];~go_function: GO:0097027 - ubiquitin-protein transferase activator activity [Evidence IEA];~go_process: GO:1904668 - positive regulation of ubiquitin protein ligase activity [Evidence IEA]), giving the protein MPSFAGARHSRDYSWEDLAFDTPISPSTPPELTFDSSSDDESGPATPIPEAGLSRPVGSVYSCRPFWKAHVDTGDVFETPLSKNNRRQTGRIPSNLPSIEHVLRDAGIPKGRGRRKIRRYPNAHPAKQSRSPTSLDRFIPQREFTNPPSTSFRVSKNPRELSPDEKLLRRRSKRVDPFRPTRTVRSISPRRGAQHIRSPHYSPHLVNDSAIAGSINIQGTRGAGRQVSFGAVWNVGGRSAAQGNQPTVAVPDGNGGLLSSGTTAPMHIAEFFSRPTSPEVPERHESRLAVALEIDPASRLLNTCNLSPPSESTSSPSSPGHDQFSPSVWKDGAWIRTDGDQGSKAATRDHSEKAVPTQPFRILDAPDLRDDFYCSLLAYSATTGYLAVGLGHHVFLWNEALAKLRAPLREQHPSNHVTSLSFSSEDGEKSILAVGRRGGTLTLWSPLDTANVRFEIEHRYPITCVSFKSTHSRRSSQKFDFEVDVEDLVVGDEFGNVWYYSVEWPDNSVRDRYYWNGALTLLAKISAHTQSICGFSWSPDDIYLATGGNDNSCLLFDLREIIPSQEPQEVRCESRSSYHSQLSHGTTRCQSALSCDSSQTTVRHIFSGRHLISHLIPSWIQARFSPLASPILNYTTNVISGDQTAFVPLNSHKRRFFHSAAVKAIAFAPWQPSLLATGGGTNDRTIRFFHTPSGSCLATIDVHSQVTSLIWSNTHREIVATFGFARPEHPIRIAVFAWPSCEQIAAIPWGPGGTSWDGVTNNEFVECGRALYAIRYPGCPRYLTTEEQERCSLDTSRPVTPNVMSRDGSTVLCPRLRTPVEPKAKEGGLWCSRTLKEGCIIVASTDKTVKFHEVWGATGKTTDDSSPLGGSPLLEEFEGVETLGDEVIH
- the GYP5 gene encoding putative GTPase activating protein (Gyp5) (COG:U;~EggNog:ENOG410PHI4;~InterPro:IPR035969,IPR000195;~PFAM:PF00566), with amino-acid sequence MSSSRRNSREYEGESYDDAPDSHHPQNELTVTIPQSNSTRSLTDSPPSGTGATPQFSEAPSFPPAPHQNEVDDKTSDENMDETGLGNAVSDSEETPRKKKSQKSPLLTAHRLSTTSLDDVNLTGNKEDEAMVDGMSQESKANSPPEKSTDSPVQGSRLQGLSGTLPSVPWGPPPVNKNPPPAAAAVPPPPPTRKLTSPFAWLSRSSTSKETKSPPQSTDGSRRNTAASVSTVNSNPELAGRFGEWDDTRASKPRSNSLKDQFRLLRLREEAAAVSENGEMNGTSGQSDGPPSIPEQSENDAITSPQSAAPATTPPNVPPTVNPNLAPGTVSGYSASASDASAPVDWELWQQLVNHGPQALSSSEALNAAIKRGIPQTIRGVIWQVLADSKNPELEEVYKDLVARGTEKEKERHRNSNGQVNGEKESLSSSRSSVRSDNSASGAHSNNGSSSSPTHDPDAEKQVKDQAVIDAAKKKKAKDDALALQKLEKTIRRDLGARTSYSRYFVSQGNQEGLFGLCKAYALYDDQVGYAQGMNFIAMPLLFNMDEVDAFSLLVKLMNKYGLREMFIHDMPGLHRSLFLYERLLEDVEPAVYCHLRRRGVPPQLYATQWFLTLFAYRFPLQLVLRIYDLIFEEGLETTILKFGVAIMRRNAPSLLEQKDMSSLSLFLKERLFDVYIDKQPSATSILESGFFGSSGAADKEVYRADILVQDACDVPLTSEMIKEYTAEWEEKVQTEKEREAELEGLKHTVSIQSARIRVLEEQAETSDKEHVQLASELVHVKVENEELSDLTDALKMQVGELKVVLDKQPSEVEEKLQTEMDRIMKRNLEVQNENRSMVEQMAEMEKELVEAKMKYAEIHENHESLKQKWSDLRKALD
- a CDS encoding Ctf8 family protein (COG:S;~EggNog:ENOG410PQUV;~InterPro:IPR018607;~PFAM:PF09696;~go_component: GO:0031390 - Ctf18 RFC-like complex [Evidence IEA];~go_process: GO:0007064 - mitotic sister chromatid cohesion [Evidence IEA]) — translated: MPSIPLHPRAISPSKPHDNPLPNTLQTPSGLALLELQGTINFPSTEEQQPDKQQSQDQDQAENGAAPTATDTTYETPLGKLMFPDYSPQTTSNDDTSWMKRVYLYVGRYQRMTGEVKKLPQPIAVVQRRGETDELEILEVVKFKMIFKSRPEPVNDS